One segment of Xanthomonas oryzae pv. oryzae DNA contains the following:
- a CDS encoding asparaginase domain-containing protein, producing MEDLLIVTTGGTIDKIYFDDKSDYQIGDPQIGQILKELGVTFRFSVTPIIRKDSLHITDADRELIRATIAAQPTRHVLITHGTDSMVETGKVLQTIAGKTIVMTGALNPARFRGSDAEFNIGCAVGAVQSLPAGVYIAMNGRIWKPEKVRKNVAANRFESV from the coding sequence ATGGAAGACCTCCTGATCGTCACCACCGGTGGCACGATCGACAAGATCTACTTCGACGATAAATCCGACTACCAGATCGGCGACCCGCAGATCGGCCAGATCCTGAAAGAACTGGGCGTGACCTTCCGCTTTTCGGTGACTCCGATCATCCGCAAGGACTCGCTGCACATCACCGATGCCGATCGCGAACTGATCCGCGCCACCATCGCCGCCCAGCCCACCCGCCACGTGCTGATCACCCACGGCACCGATTCGATGGTGGAGACCGGCAAGGTACTGCAGACGATCGCCGGCAAGACCATCGTGATGACCGGCGCGTTGAACCCGGCGCGCTTCCGCGGCTCGGACGCCGAATTCAATATCGGTTGCGCAGTCGGTGCTGTGCAATCGCTGCCGGCAGGCGTCTATATCGCCATGAACGGCCGCATCTGGAAGCCGGAAAAAGTGCGCAAGAACGTGGCTGCCAACCGCTTCGAATCGGTCTGA
- the ybaK gene encoding Cys-tRNA(Pro) deacylase, with product MSKATRATKALDAAGVSYVLHPYDYRADADAKGLQAAQALGLQPHTVLKTLMAWVDDRPVCVVIPCDRRVSLKKLASAYDGKSARMMEVADAERRTGYKVGGISPLGQQRQAPVLLETAALDATALWINAGQRGLLLELPGAQLLHALAARACALCE from the coding sequence ATGAGCAAGGCCACCCGCGCAACCAAGGCACTGGACGCTGCGGGCGTGAGTTATGTGCTGCACCCGTACGACTATCGGGCCGATGCCGATGCGAAGGGATTGCAAGCCGCGCAGGCGCTGGGCCTGCAGCCGCACACGGTGTTGAAGACGCTGATGGCGTGGGTCGACGACAGGCCGGTTTGCGTGGTGATTCCATGCGACCGCCGGGTGTCGTTGAAGAAACTGGCCAGCGCCTACGACGGCAAGTCGGCACGCATGATGGAGGTGGCCGATGCCGAGCGGCGCACCGGCTACAAGGTCGGCGGTATCAGTCCGCTCGGTCAGCAACGGCAAGCGCCAGTGCTGCTCGAAACCGCGGCACTGGACGCAACCGCGCTGTGGATCAACGCCGGCCAGCGCGGGTTGCTGCTGGAATTGCCCGGCGCCCAGCTGTTGCATGCACTTGCCGCACGCGCGTGCGCACTGTGCGAGTAA
- a CDS encoding S8 family peptidase, translating into MPYHSVGALRRVAFVCALSCTFHAAAGEVSLQGLNSSSTHQRFIVSYKNSVGSSRATGLSAPWGDIARAVPQVRGKALGLSATRRLSGGPMVLVADRKLDRVDSESLMRRLAADPAVKRVEVDILMRPLLVPNDPGLPQQWAMGATAASINIRPAWDRSTGKGIVVAVIDTGITNHPDLAANVLPGYDFIVDPATARDGTARDANAADQGDWAAANECGPGASASNSSWHGTHVAGIVAAVGNNAVGVVGTAFNARILPLRVLGRCGGYMSDIADAIVWASGGKVSGVPTNPNPATVINLSLGGTGTCSATLNNAITVAVTRGSAVVVAAGNSNMDVSTSVPANCANVIAVAATTSAGAKAGFSNFGKGVDIAAPGQSIVSTLNTGTKAPGNAAYAVYSGTSMAAPHVAGVVALMQSVALNPLPPATVKALLKSSARPMPVACTQGCGAGLVNADGAVAAVIESTTLARNVARTGLSAALSDSLYYKVNVPAGTRSLKVALAGGSGNADLSVRAGALPTDAAYSCRSMLPGNGDSCTLAAPAAGVYYVRLKATLGFSGVSVTAAY; encoded by the coding sequence ATGCCGTATCACTCAGTGGGCGCACTGCGCCGCGTTGCATTCGTCTGTGCGTTGTCCTGCACGTTTCATGCCGCCGCTGGCGAGGTCAGTCTGCAAGGATTGAATTCCAGCAGCACCCATCAGCGCTTCATCGTCAGCTACAAGAACAGCGTCGGCAGCAGCCGGGCGACCGGGTTGTCTGCGCCATGGGGCGACATCGCGCGTGCCGTGCCGCAAGTGCGCGGGAAGGCGCTGGGCCTGTCGGCCACGCGCCGGCTCAGTGGCGGGCCGATGGTGCTGGTGGCCGACCGCAAGCTGGACCGCGTGGATTCGGAAAGCCTGATGCGGCGCCTGGCCGCCGACCCGGCGGTCAAACGCGTGGAAGTGGACATCCTGATGCGGCCACTGCTGGTTCCCAACGACCCCGGCTTGCCGCAGCAGTGGGCGATGGGCGCGACCGCCGCCAGCATCAACATCCGTCCGGCCTGGGACCGTTCCACCGGCAAGGGCATCGTGGTGGCGGTGATCGACACCGGCATCACCAATCATCCGGACCTGGCAGCCAATGTGCTGCCCGGCTACGACTTCATCGTTGATCCGGCCACGGCGCGCGATGGCACGGCGCGCGATGCGAACGCGGCCGACCAGGGCGACTGGGCCGCGGCCAACGAATGCGGGCCCGGAGCGTCGGCGTCCAATTCCAGTTGGCATGGCACGCATGTGGCCGGCATCGTGGCGGCGGTGGGCAATAACGCGGTGGGCGTGGTCGGTACCGCGTTCAACGCCAGGATCCTGCCGTTGCGGGTGCTGGGCCGCTGCGGCGGCTACATGTCCGATATCGCCGATGCGATCGTGTGGGCGTCCGGCGGCAAGGTCTCCGGCGTGCCGACCAACCCCAATCCGGCCACGGTGATCAATCTGTCCTTGGGCGGTACGGGCACCTGCTCGGCAACGTTGAACAACGCCATCACCGTAGCGGTCACGCGCGGCAGCGCGGTGGTCGTGGCCGCCGGCAACAGCAATATGGACGTCTCCACCAGCGTGCCGGCCAATTGCGCCAACGTGATCGCCGTGGCGGCCACCACCTCGGCCGGCGCCAAGGCCGGCTTCTCCAACTTCGGCAAGGGCGTGGATATCGCTGCGCCCGGGCAATCGATCGTGTCCACGCTCAATACCGGCACCAAGGCACCGGGCAATGCGGCATATGCGGTGTACAGCGGCACCTCGATGGCGGCGCCGCACGTGGCTGGCGTGGTGGCGTTGATGCAGTCGGTGGCCCTGAATCCGCTGCCGCCGGCAACGGTGAAAGCCCTGCTCAAGTCCAGCGCGCGGCCCATGCCGGTCGCCTGCACGCAGGGCTGCGGGGCAGGGCTGGTGAATGCCGATGGCGCGGTGGCGGCGGTGATCGAGTCGACCACCTTGGCCAGGAATGTGGCACGCACCGGGCTGAGCGCAGCGCTTTCCGACTCGCTGTATTACAAGGTCAATGTGCCGGCTGGCACACGTTCGCTCAAGGTCGCGCTTGCCGGTGGCAGCGGCAATGCCGACCTTTCGGTACGGGCCGGTGCGTTACCGACCGACGCGGCGTACAGCTGTCGCAGCATGTTGCCGGGCAATGGCGACAGCTGCACGCTGGCCGCGCCGGCTGCGGGCGTCTATTACGTGCGCTTGAAGGCAACGCTGGGCTTTTCCGGCGTTAGCGTCACCGCGGCGTATTGA
- a CDS encoding S8 family peptidase encodes MSNVSQRRAPTRALVVLGASALTSLLAVPAFAGQVNLSGLDSQPTLDRFIVKYKDGSSAAVSPTSMRASLNSVAGAMPARAGRALGLNHVRRTALGSEVLKTDRGLDRADAETLMRRIAADPSVDYVEVDQIMYPVLTPNDTRLSEQWGFGISSSSINVRPAWDTATGTGVVVAVIDTGITSHPDLNANVLPGYDFISDATRARDNNGRDSNPADQGDWTTAGQCGSGTSAANSSWHGTHVAGTIAAVTNNSTGAAGTAFNARIVPIRALGACGGATSDIVDAIVWASGGTVSGVPANANPAEVINMSLGGSGSCLSSYQNAINSAVSRGTTVVVAAGNSNANVANFTPASCANVISVASITSAGARSSFSNYGTGIDISAPGSASYASYNGTSMAAPHVAGVVALVQSVASRPLTPAAVETLLKNTARPLPGACSGGCGAGIVNAAGAVSQTQ; translated from the coding sequence ATGTCCAATGTGTCGCAACGTCGTGCGCCCACGCGCGCGCTGGTAGTCCTGGGTGCTTCCGCGCTGACCTCGCTGCTGGCCGTGCCGGCGTTTGCCGGTCAGGTCAATCTGTCCGGGTTGGACTCGCAGCCCACCCTGGACCGCTTCATCGTCAAATACAAAGACGGTTCCAGTGCGGCGGTCAGCCCAACCTCGATGCGCGCATCGCTCAATTCGGTTGCCGGTGCGATGCCGGCACGCGCCGGCCGTGCGCTGGGCCTGAACCACGTGCGCCGCACGGCGCTGGGTTCGGAAGTGCTCAAGACCGACCGTGGCCTGGACCGCGCCGACGCCGAAACCCTGATGCGCCGCATCGCCGCCGACCCCAGCGTGGACTACGTGGAAGTCGACCAGATCATGTACCCGGTGCTGACTCCGAACGACACGCGCCTGTCCGAACAGTGGGGCTTCGGTATTTCTTCCTCCAGCATCAACGTGCGCCCGGCCTGGGACACCGCCACCGGCACCGGCGTGGTGGTGGCCGTGATCGACACCGGCATCACCAGCCATCCGGACCTCAACGCCAACGTGCTGCCGGGTTACGACTTCATCAGCGATGCCACGCGTGCACGCGACAACAACGGGCGTGACAGCAATCCGGCCGACCAGGGCGACTGGACCACGGCTGGCCAGTGCGGCAGCGGTACGTCGGCCGCCAATTCCAGCTGGCACGGCACTCACGTCGCCGGCACCATCGCGGCGGTCACCAACAACAGCACCGGCGCGGCCGGCACCGCATTCAACGCCCGCATCGTGCCGATCCGTGCGTTGGGTGCCTGCGGCGGCGCCACCTCCGACATCGTCGATGCGATCGTGTGGGCCTCGGGCGGCACCGTGTCCGGCGTGCCGGCCAATGCCAACCCGGCCGAAGTGATCAATATGTCGTTGGGCGGCAGCGGCAGCTGCTTGAGCAGTTACCAGAACGCGATCAACAGCGCGGTGTCGCGCGGCACCACCGTGGTGGTGGCGGCCGGCAACAGCAATGCCAACGTGGCCAACTTCACCCCGGCCAGCTGCGCCAACGTGATTTCGGTGGCATCGATCACCTCGGCCGGCGCGCGTTCGAGCTTCTCCAACTACGGCACCGGCATCGATATCTCCGCGCCGGGTTCGGCCAGCTACGCCAGCTATAACGGCACCTCGATGGCGGCCCCGCACGTGGCCGGCGTGGTGGCGCTGGTGCAGTCGGTCGCCAGCCGTCCGCTGACGCCTGCGGCGGTGGAAACGCTGCTGAAGAACACCGCACGTCCGCTGCCGGGCGCCTGCTCGGGCGGCTGCGGCGCGGGCATCGTCAACGCGGCCGGCGCGGTCAGCCAGACCCAGTAA